In Paraburkholderia terrae, the DNA window GATCACGGCCTGTTGCGCCTGAACGAAGCCGAGCAGGTGATGGCGATGTTCGCCGACAACCTCGGCGTGAAGGTGATCCACGTCGATGCGAGCGAGGCGTTCATGTCGAAGCTCAAGGGCGTGACGGACCCCGAAGCGAAGCGCAAGATCATCGGCGCCGAGTTCGTCGAGGTGTTCCAGACGGAAGCCGGCAAGCTGACGGACGCGAAGTGGCTCGCGCAAGGCACGATCTATCCGGACGTGATCGAATCGGCGGGCAAGGGCAAGAAGGCCGCGCATACGATCAAGAGCCATCACAACGTCGGTGGTCTGCCGGAGACGCTCAATCTCAAGCTGCTCGAGCCGCTGCGCGAACTGTTCAAGGACGAAGTGCGCGAACTGGGCGTGAAGCTGGGTCTGCCGCCTTCGATGGTGTATCGCCATCCGTTCCCGGGCCCGGGCCTCGGCGTGCGGATTCTCGGCGAAGTGAAGCGCGATTACGCGGACCTGCTGCGTCGCGCGGACGCGATTTTCATCGAAACGCTGCGCACCTTCATCGACAAGGAAACGGGCAAGTCGTGGTACGACCTGACTAGCCAGGCGTTTGCGGTGTTCCTGCCTGTGAAGAGCGTGGGCGTGATGGGCGATGGCCGCACGTATGAGTATGTCGTCGCGCTGCGCGCAGTGCAGACGCTCGACTTCATGACCGCGCATTGGGCGCATCTGCCGCATGATCTGCTCGGCCATGTGTCGAACCGGATCATCAACGAAGTGCGTGGTATCAATCGCGTCGTGTACGACATCTCGGGCAAGCCGCCTGCGACGATTGAGTGGGAGTGATATAGCTTCTGGCACAGGCCGAGATCAAAAACTCGGCTCAGCGCCTGTCATTCAATTCGCGCCGGAAGACTGCGGGTGTCTTTCGGCGCTTTGAGTTATTTAGGCATGTTGATTCGTTTTTTTGAGCGCACCGATCTTGCTGCGTGCGAACAGCTGTTCGACAGTAACACTCCAAAGTTTTTTGCCGAGGAGGAGCGTGTCGAATTCACTGAATACCTGAACCGTCTTCCGGGGCCTTACCTGGTGCTTGAAGAGGATGGCGAGGTCGTGGCCTGTGGTGGCTGGGCAGCCAGCAGAACGACTCCCAACGAGATTGTTTTGTGTTGGGGAATGGTGAGCCAAGACCGGCACAAGGCAGGTCTGGGCAGTCGCCTCATGAAGGCACGATTGCAACACATCTTTGCGAGCAACAACGCTGTGGCGGTTTTGCTGACCACCAGCCAGCACAGTGCCGGCTTTTTTGAGCGGTTTGGCTTTCAAGCTGTCCGCTCAGAAAAGGACGGGTACGCGCCGGGCATTGATCTGGTGGAGATGCGGCTTGAAGCAGGGTCCGTTGCAGCGAACTGAATTGCGCATCGAACTGGCGGTGACCCCCGTCCCCGCAAGGGTGTAACCACCAGATCGACGATCATCGAGCGTGCGACCAGGAAGGGGTGCTGGGGCGCGTCAGCGCGCTTTTTGCCGTGATGCGTCACGGTGGAAAATCGTGGAGATTCCGCTTATCGATCGTATCGTTGAGCTTTCTTGCCCAGTTCTTCGATATCAACGGATGCTGCGAGAAATGCGCCGCAACGCGGCTTGTCCACGAAACGAAGCCACTGGCTGAACTGGCTGAGAAGGAAGTAGACAAACATGGTGTGCTCCTGTCGATGAAGGTGGTAACAGGCGCAGTCCATATCGTGTTGAGTGGCGCCCTGTTGATGTTTCAAGAATAGGGGCGCCTAAAAGTGGCGGACATAGGACAAGGACGAATTTTGAGATAACAGGCTGCGGCTTACGGCTTCTCCAGCACATACGTTGCCGCCAACGTCCCGTAGTAGGGCTGCAAACCGATACTTCGCATCCCGAGCCGCTTCATCACCTTGATCGATCTTTCATTCGACGGATGTGTCGTCGCATAAACAGCAGCGAGGCCAAGCTCGTCGAACGCGAATCCGATCATCGCGCGCGCCGCTTCCGTCGCGTAGCCTTGTCCCCAGTGATCGCGCTTCAAACGCCAGCCGACTTCCACCGGATTGCCCGCTTCGTTTTCGATGTGCTGCACGCAGCCCGCGCCAATGATCTCGCCGCTGTCGTGCCTGATGAACGACCACCACGAAAAGCCGAACCGCTCCCAGCGCGCCTTCGCCGAATCGATGCTCTGATGCACTTCCGTCGGCGTCGCGGGCGAACCGTCGCCGAGAAATTGCATCACGACAGGATCGGAGTTGAGCGCGAGAAGCCCCGCAAAATGGGCTTCGTCGAACGGTTCGAGGCGCAGCCGCGACGTATGGAGAAGGGTTCGCATGGCATCCGTCCATTGGATGGATGAATGCTCGCGCATTCCTGGACGAAACACTAGCGCGATGCTTGCCGCCGTTCCTGCTCCGTGTCGGCCAGATCGCGCGCCCGTGCCAATGCAGAAGAGATCGCGTCCAGCACGCGCTCGCGCGCGTCGTCGTTCTCCTGCCGCAACGCGAACGACGGGTGATACGTCGCGATCACCTGCGTACCGTCAACATCGATCGGCCGGTCGATCCAATCGCGCAAACTGACTTTCTCGTGCAGCAGCGCAGTCAACGCAGTTGCGCCCAACGTGACGACGACGGCAGGCTTCACACGTTCCAGTTCGCGTTCGAGCCAGTAACCGCACGCATCGATTTCCTGCTGCGCCGCTGTCTTGTGCAGGCGCCGTTTGCCGCGCAGCATCCATTTGAAGTGTTTGACGGCGTTGGTCAGATAAAGATGCTCGCGCCGCAACCCCACACGTTCGATCGCGACATCGAGCAATCGGCCCGCTGGTCCGACGAACGGCTTGCCAGCGAGATCCTCCTGATCGCCGGGCTGTTCGCCAATCAGCATGATGCGCGCATCGTCGGGACCGATGCCATCGACGGCCTGCGTCGCGTGTCGCCACAGCTCGCAGCGCCGGCATGCGTCCAGAGTGGATGGCGGTTGCCGCGCCGGTTGCGCGCTGTGCGCATCGACAGGCACGCTCTTGCCGCCCAGCACGCCGACGCCGCGCGCCTGCGCGACCCGTTGCGCGCCGCTCTTCGCTTCGCTGATCATCGACGGAATCAGGTGCCCTTCAGGCAGACCTTTCCAGAAGCGCACGGGCATGTGCTGTTCGAGCGCCGTCTCGTTCAGGCGCGCGGGATTGAACGTGCTGCGGTAGTAGGCGAGCCAGAGCGCTTCGGCTTCGTCGACGGTGTGCTTGCAGCGGTCGCTGGGTAACGCCGGCCGGCGTTCGAGGCGCAACGCGCTGCCGTCCCACCACGCTGCGCTATCGGGCGTCGAGATGAGCCACGTCGAGCGGCCCATGCGGCGTGCGAAATGCTCGGCCGACCATGCGAGCACATCGTGCTCCGGCTCGTACCACGCGACGTACTCGGGCAGATCGGCCGCTGGCGCATCGTTGCCGGGCTCGCGCAACCGGAAGCGCACATACGCGATCATGTCGTGCTTCGCGCGCCGTACGGCCTTGGACATCTTGTACAGGCGCGCGCCGTCGCAATCGGCAGCGGACGCGACCGAGCGGTCGCCGTCATGCCATCGCCAGAGCACGCGGTAGAGGAACGCCCAACGTGCCGTGTCGCGATACAGCGCCGCGTCTTTCAGCAGTTCGCCGAGTTCGCGGGAAATGCGGACATTGGCCGGAGCGGTCGTTGCCTTCGACACAGGCGCGTGATCGTCGAACAACGCGGGCGTGGTTGCGCGATCGTCATCGCCAACTACACGCCAGTCGATATCCTCAGGCGCAATGCGGCTCGCAAGCGCCTGCAGCGCGGCTTCGCGCCACGCCGCATAGCTGTCGTCGATCGAGATGACTTGCATGCGCTCGTGCCCGCGTCAAAACAGCGACAACTGCGTCGGCGGCGTCGTCAGTGCGTGATGTAACCGCTGCGTCGACAGGTCGGCGTGCGCAGGGCGATAGTCCGCTGTCACGACGAACGGCCGTGTCTTGTCCATCGAACACCGCAACTGCACGAGATCCTGATAGCGGATGCGCCGCGAGCGCCGCAGTTCCACCAGACGCTTGGCGTTGCGCATACCGATGCCCGGCACGCGCGCGATCATGCGCACGTTCGCGCGATTCAGATCGACGGGAAAACTCTCACGATGACTCAGCGCCCACGCGAGCTTCGGATCGATATCGAGCGCGAGATTGCCGGGCGTTTCGAACAGTTCGTCGACGCGAAACCCGTAGCCGCGCAGCAGAAAATCCGCCTGATACAAACGATGCTCGCGCAACAGCGGCGGCGCCTTGGCCGGCAGCGCCGTCGGACTGTCGGGAATCGGGCTGAACGCGGAATAGTAGACGCGCTTGAGCCGGTACGAGCCGTACAGCGTTTCGGCTGTTTGCAGGATCGTGCTGTCGCTGGTGTCGTCCGCGCCGACGATCATCTGCGTGCTTTGCCCAGCGGGCGAGAAGCGCGGCGCTTTCGCGTCGCTCTCGGCTTCGTCGCTGGCGAGGCGAATCGAGCCCATCGCGAGGCGGATCGTGCGCGCGCTTTTCTCGGGCGCGAGCCGTTCCAGACTGATGTCAGTCGGCAGTTCGATATTGACGCTCAGGCGATCCGCGTAACGGCCCGCTTGCGCGATCAGTTCCGGATCGGCATCGGGAATGGTCTTCAGATGGATATAGCCGCGAAACAGGTGCTCCTCGCGCAACGACTGCGCGACGCGCACCAGTTGCTCCATCGTGTAGTTCGATGAGCGGATCACGCCGGAACTGAGAAACAGCCCGTC includes these proteins:
- the guaA gene encoding glutamine-hydrolyzing GMP synthase, which translates into the protein MHDKILILDFGSQVTQLIARRIREAHVLSEIHPHDVSDEFIREFKPTGIILSGGPNSVTESDTPRAPQAVFEAGVPVLGICYGMQTMAEQLGGKVETGHLREFGYAEVRARNHTSFLDGIQDFATSEGHGMLKVWMSHGDKVLEMPQGFQLMASTDSCPIAAMADEARHFYGLQWHPEVTHTVQGRAMLERFVLKICGAKPDWEMGNYIDEAVENIRKQVGDEHVILGLSGGVDSSVAAALLHRAIGDQLTCVFVDHGLLRLNEAEQVMAMFADNLGVKVIHVDASEAFMSKLKGVTDPEAKRKIIGAEFVEVFQTEAGKLTDAKWLAQGTIYPDVIESAGKGKKAAHTIKSHHNVGGLPETLNLKLLEPLRELFKDEVRELGVKLGLPPSMVYRHPFPGPGLGVRILGEVKRDYADLLRRADAIFIETLRTFIDKETGKSWYDLTSQAFAVFLPVKSVGVMGDGRTYEYVVALRAVQTLDFMTAHWAHLPHDLLGHVSNRIINEVRGINRVVYDISGKPPATIEWE
- a CDS encoding GNAT family N-acetyltransferase, whose product is MSFGALSYLGMLIRFFERTDLAACEQLFDSNTPKFFAEEERVEFTEYLNRLPGPYLVLEEDGEVVACGGWAASRTTPNEIVLCWGMVSQDRHKAGLGSRLMKARLQHIFASNNAVAVLLTTSQHSAGFFERFGFQAVRSEKDGYAPGIDLVEMRLEAGSVAAN
- a CDS encoding GNAT family N-acetyltransferase, producing the protein MRTLLHTSRLRLEPFDEAHFAGLLALNSDPVVMQFLGDGSPATPTEVHQSIDSAKARWERFGFSWWSFIRHDSGEIIGAGCVQHIENEAGNPVEVGWRLKRDHWGQGYATEAARAMIGFAFDELGLAAVYATTHPSNERSIKVMKRLGMRSIGLQPYYGTLAATYVLEKP
- a CDS encoding UdgX family uracil-DNA binding protein (This protein belongs to the uracil DNA glycosylase superfamily, members of which act in excision repair of DNA. However, it belongs more specifically to UdgX branch, whose founding member was found to bind uracil in DNA (where it does not belong), without cleaving it, appears to promote DNA repair by a pathway involving RecA, rather than base excision.): MQVISIDDSYAAWREAALQALASRIAPEDIDWRVVGDDDRATTPALFDDHAPVSKATTAPANVRISRELGELLKDAALYRDTARWAFLYRVLWRWHDGDRSVASAADCDGARLYKMSKAVRRAKHDMIAYVRFRLREPGNDAPAADLPEYVAWYEPEHDVLAWSAEHFARRMGRSTWLISTPDSAAWWDGSALRLERRPALPSDRCKHTVDEAEALWLAYYRSTFNPARLNETALEQHMPVRFWKGLPEGHLIPSMISEAKSGAQRVAQARGVGVLGGKSVPVDAHSAQPARQPPSTLDACRRCELWRHATQAVDGIGPDDARIMLIGEQPGDQEDLAGKPFVGPAGRLLDVAIERVGLRREHLYLTNAVKHFKWMLRGKRRLHKTAAQQEIDACGYWLERELERVKPAVVVTLGATALTALLHEKVSLRDWIDRPIDVDGTQVIATYHPSFALRQENDDARERVLDAISSALARARDLADTEQERRQASR
- a CDS encoding putative DNA modification/repair radical SAM protein, which codes for MELLKKLEILADAAKYDASCASSGAPQRSSRGADGLGASTGAGICHSFTPDGRCVSLLKILLTNFCLYDCQYCVNRRTSNVPRARFTPEEVVSLTLDFYRRNYIDGLFLSSGVIRSSNYTMEQLVRVAQSLREEHLFRGYIHLKTIPDADPELIAQAGRYADRLSVNIELPTDISLERLAPEKSARTIRLAMGSIRLASDEAESDAKAPRFSPAGQSTQMIVGADDTSDSTILQTAETLYGSYRLKRVYYSAFSPIPDSPTALPAKAPPLLREHRLYQADFLLRGYGFRVDELFETPGNLALDIDPKLAWALSHRESFPVDLNRANVRMIARVPGIGMRNAKRLVELRRSRRIRYQDLVQLRCSMDKTRPFVVTADYRPAHADLSTQRLHHALTTPPTQLSLF